The following proteins are co-located in the Colius striatus isolate bColStr4 chromosome 6, bColStr4.1.hap1, whole genome shotgun sequence genome:
- the CFL2 gene encoding cofilin-2 has product MASGVTVNDEVIKVFNDMKVRKSSTPEEIKKRKKAVLFCLSDDKKQIIVEESKQILVGDIGDTVEDPYTAFVKLLPLNDCRYALYDATYETKESKKEDLVFIFWAPESAPLKSKMIYASSKDAIKKKFTGIKHEWQVNGLDDIKDRSTLGEKLGGNVVVSLEGKPL; this is encoded by the exons ATG GCTTCTGGAGTAACAGTGAATGATGAAGTCATAAAGGTTTTTAATGACATGAAAGTAAGGAAATCTTCAACCccagaagagattaaaaaaagaaagaaagccgTTCTCTTCTGCCTAAGTGATGacaaaaaacaaataatagTAGAGGAGTCCAAGCAGATACTGGTTGGTGACATTGGCGATACCGTGGAGGACCCATATACAGCCTTTGTCAAGTTGCTACCTTTGAACGATTGCCGGTACGCTTTGTATGATGCCACATACGAGACAAAGGAATCTAAGAAAGAAGACCTGGTATTTATATTCTG gGCTCCTGAAAGTGCacctttaaaaagcaagatgATCTACGCAAGCTCTAAAGAtgccattaaaaagaaatttacaG GTATTAAACATGAGTGGCAAGTAAATGGTTTGGATGATATTAAGGACCGTTCAACACTCGGAGAGAAATTGGGAGGCAACGTGGTAGTTTCACTTGAAGGAAAACCCTTATAA